One part of the Pecten maximus chromosome 1, xPecMax1.1, whole genome shotgun sequence genome encodes these proteins:
- the LOC117338417 gene encoding uncharacterized protein LOC117338417, with product MSGWECRVGDDVMSGWECRVGDDVMSGCECRVGDDVMSGWECRVGDDVMSGWECRVGDDVMSGWECRVGDDVMSGCECRGGDDVMSGCECRGGDDVMSGCEYRVGDDVMSGCECRVGDDVMSGYECRVGDDIMSGCECKVGDDVMSGCECRVGDDVMSVWECRVGDDVMSGCECRVGDDVMSVWECRVGDDIMSGWECEVEMIL from the coding sequence ATGAGTGGTTGGGAGTGTAGAGTTGGAGATGATGTTATGAGTGGTTGGGAGTGTAGAGTTGGAGATGATGTTATGAGTGGTTGTGAGTGTAGAGTTGGAGATGATGTTATGAGTGGTTGGGAGTGTAGAGTTGGAGATGATGTTATGAGTGGTTGGGAGTGTAGAGTTGGAGATGATGTTATGAGTGGTTGGGAGTGTAGAGTTGGAGATGATGTTATGAGTGGTTGTGAGTGTAGAGGTGGAGATGATGTTATGAGTGGTTGTGAGTGTAGAGGTGGAGATGATGTTATGAGTGGTTGTGAGTATAGAGTTGGAGATGATGTTATGAGTGGTTGTGAGTGTAGAGTTGGAGATGATGTTATGAGTGGTTACGAGTGTAGAGTTGGAGATGATATTATGAGTGGTTGTGAGTGTAAAGTTGGAGATGATGTTATGAGTGGTTGTGAGTGTAGAGTTGGAGATGATGTTATGAGTGTTTGGGAGTGTAGAGTTGGAGATGATGTTATGAGTGGTTGTGAGTGTAGAGTTGGAGATGATGTTATGAGTGTTTGGGAGTGTAGAGTTGGAGATGATATTATGAGTGGTTGGGAGTGTGAGGTGGAGATGATATTATGA
- the LOC117338620 gene encoding uncharacterized protein LOC117338620: MSGYECKVGDDVMSGCECRVGDDVMSCWECRVGDDVMGGCECRVGDDVMSGWECRVGDDVMSGWECRVGDDVMSGYECRVGDDVMSGYECRVGDDVMSGWECRVGDDVMSGCECRVGDDVMSGWECRVGDDVMSGWECRVGDDVMSGCECRVGDDVMSGWECRVGDDVMSCWECRVGDDVMSGCECRVGDDVMSGCECRVGDDVMSGCECRVGDDVMSGCEYRVGDDVMSGWECRVGDDVMSGWSVELEMML, encoded by the coding sequence ATGAGTGGTTACGAGTGTAAAGTTGGAGATGATGTTATGAGTGGTTGTGAGTGTAGAGTTGGAGATGATGTTATGAGTTGTTGGGAGTGTAGAGTTGGAGATGATGTTATGGGTGGTTGTGAGTGTAGAGTTGGAGATGATGTTATGAGTGGTTGGGAGTGTAGAGTTGGAGATGATGTTATGAGTGGTTGGGAGTGTAGAGTTGGAGATGATGTTATGAGTGGTTACGAGTGTAGAGTTGGAGATGATGTTATGAGTGGTTACGAGTGTAGAGTTGGAGATGATGTTATGAGTGGTTGGGAGTGTAGAGTTGGAGATGATGTTATGAGTGGTTGTGAGTGTAGAGTTGGAGATGATGTTATGAGTGGTTGGGAGTGTAGAGTTGGAGATGATGTTATGAGTGGTTGGGAGTGTAGAGTTGGAGATGATGTTATGAGTGGTTGTGAGTGTAGAGTTGGAGATGATGTTATGAGTGGTTGGGAGTGTAGAGTTGGAGATGATGTTATGAGTTGTTGGGAGTGTAGAGTTGGAGATGATGTTATGAGTGGTTGTGAGTGTAGAGTTGGAGATGATGTTATGAGTGGTTGTGAGTGTAGAGTTGGAGATGATGTTATGAGTGGTTGTGAGTGTAGAGTTGGAGATGATGTTATGAGTGGTTGTGAGTATAGAGTTGGAGATGATGTTATGAGTGGTTGGGAGTGTAGAGTTGGAGATGATGTTATGAGTGGTTGGAGTGTAGAGTTGGAGATGATGTTATGA
- the LOC117338521 gene encoding uncharacterized protein LOC117338521: MSGWECRVGDDVMSGWECRVGDDVMSGCEYRVGDDVMSGWECRVGDDVMSGWECRVGDDVMSGWECRVGDDVMSGWECRVGDDVMSGWECRVGDDVMSGCEYRVGDDVMSGCECRVGDDVMSGWECRVGDDVMSGCECRGGDDVMSGCECRGGDDVMSGCEYRVGDDVMSGCECRVGDDVMSGYECRVGDDIMSGCECRVGDDVMSGCECRVGDDVMSVWECRVGDDVMSGCECRVGDDVMSVGSVELEMIL, encoded by the coding sequence ATGAGTGGTTGGGAGTGTAGAGTTGGAGATGATGTTATGAGTGGTTGGGAGTGTAGAGTTGGAGATGATGTTATGAGTGGTTGTGAGTATAGAGTTGGAGATGATGTTATGAGTGGTTGGGAGTGTAGAGTTGGAGATGATGTTATGAGTGGTTGGGAGTGTAGAGTTGGAGATGATGTTATGAGTGGTTGGGAGTGTAGAGTTGGAGATGATGTTATGAGTGGTTGGGAGTGTAGAGTTGGAGATGATGTTATGAGTGGTTGGGAGTGTAGAGTTGGAGATGATGTTATGAGTGGTTGTGAGTATAGAGTTGGAGATGATGTTATGAGTGGTTGTGAGTGTAGAGTTGGAGATGATGTTATGAGTGGTTGGGAGTGTAGAGTTGGAGATGATGTTATGAGTGGTTGTGAGTGTAGAGGTGGAGATGATGTTATGAGTGGTTGTGAGTGTAGAGGTGGAGATGATGTTATGAGTGGTTGTGAGTATAGAGTTGGAGATGATGTTATGAGTGGTTGTGAGTGTAGAGTTGGAGATGATGTTATGAGTGGTTACGAGTGTAGAGTTGGAGATGATATTATGAGTGGTTGTGAGTGTAGAGTTGGAGATGATGTTATGAGTGGTTGTGAGTGTAGAGTTGGAGATGATGTTATGAGTGTTTGGGAGTGTAGAGTTGGAGATGATGTTATGAGTGGTTGTGAGTGTAGAGTTGGAGATGATGTTATGAGTGTTGGGAGTGTAGAGTTGGAGATGATATTATGA